In Legionella lytica, one genomic interval encodes:
- the lolD gene encoding lipoprotein-releasing ABC transporter ATP-binding protein LolD produces the protein MSDIILSSKQLYKSYNDGASKVEVLRGIDISIARGERLAIIGPSGSGKSTLLHLLGGLDKPSSGEVVVNNVDWQKISEKRRCQLRNKGLGFIYQFHHLLPEFTALENVCMPLLLANSSISEAQDKATAILEAVGLGARKEHKPSQLSGGERQRVAIARALVHQPYCVLADEPTGNLDQATATKVFDLMLDLNKEMNTALVIVTHDQQLAHRMDRVLVLGEGTLSS, from the coding sequence ATGAGTGATATTATTTTAAGCAGTAAGCAACTTTATAAATCCTATAATGATGGCGCTTCGAAAGTAGAGGTATTGCGAGGAATAGATATTTCCATTGCCCGCGGTGAGCGGTTGGCTATTATTGGCCCATCAGGTTCAGGGAAGAGTACGCTTTTGCATTTATTAGGCGGCTTGGATAAGCCCAGCAGTGGTGAGGTGGTGGTTAACAACGTGGATTGGCAGAAGATTAGTGAAAAGAGACGCTGCCAATTACGCAACAAAGGTTTAGGGTTTATTTATCAGTTCCATCATTTGCTACCCGAATTTACCGCACTTGAAAATGTATGTATGCCATTATTATTGGCGAATAGCTCTATCAGTGAAGCTCAAGACAAAGCAACTGCGATTCTTGAGGCCGTAGGCCTTGGTGCCAGAAAAGAACATAAGCCGTCGCAACTGTCTGGTGGGGAGCGCCAACGCGTGGCTATTGCACGTGCATTGGTTCATCAACCTTATTGTGTATTGGCGGATGAACCTACAGGTAATTTGGATCAGGCAACAGCGACCAAAGTTTTTGATTTGATGTTGGATTTAAATAAAGAAATGAATACCGCCCTGGTTATTGTGACGCATGATCAACAATTAGCACACCGTATGGATAGAGTGCTAGTTTTGGGAGAGGGGACGTTATCTAGTTAA
- the asnS gene encoding asparagine--tRNA ligase, translating to MAEVFTIKECLDGAVNVDEQVTVRGWVKTRRDSKAGLSFISLHDGSCFAPIQIVATDALSNYQDEITKLNAGCSIIARGKLVASQGKGQSFEIQAEHITVVGWVENPDTYPIQAKRHTLEFLREVAHLRPRTNTISAVTRIRHCLSQAVHRFFHEQGYFWIHTPIITSSDCEGAGEMFRVSTLDLVNPPKNAQGQIDYSKDFFGKESFLTVSGQLNLEAYCLAMSKVYTFGPTFRAENSNTSRHLAEFWMIEPEVAFATLHDICDLSQNMLRYLCKVVLDERLDDMEFFNQFVSPGCIERLEHIVNSDFEVMTYTDAIKVLENSGQKFEFPVSWGLDLQSEHERYLAEVHCKKPVILTNYPQEIKSFYMRLNDDGKTVAAMDVLAPGIGEIIGGSQREDRLEIFDRRLEECNLNKESYQWYRDLRRYGSVPHAGFGLGFERLVSYVTGLANVRDVIPFPRTPGHADY from the coding sequence ATGGCAGAAGTTTTTACCATCAAAGAATGTTTAGATGGTGCAGTCAACGTAGATGAGCAAGTTACTGTAAGAGGTTGGGTTAAAACCCGTCGCGATTCAAAAGCAGGTTTATCCTTCATTAGCTTACATGATGGCTCTTGTTTTGCGCCGATTCAAATTGTAGCTACTGATGCGCTGTCAAATTATCAGGATGAAATTACCAAACTTAATGCGGGTTGCTCCATCATTGCTCGCGGAAAATTAGTTGCCTCTCAAGGTAAAGGTCAATCCTTTGAAATTCAAGCTGAGCATATTACTGTTGTTGGCTGGGTCGAAAACCCAGATACTTATCCTATTCAGGCCAAACGTCATACTCTGGAATTCTTGCGTGAAGTAGCTCACTTACGCCCTCGTACCAATACCATTAGTGCTGTGACACGTATTCGTCATTGCTTGTCCCAGGCAGTGCATCGCTTTTTCCATGAACAAGGCTATTTTTGGATTCATACCCCCATTATTACCTCAAGCGATTGTGAAGGCGCGGGAGAAATGTTCCGTGTATCGACTTTAGACTTAGTAAATCCACCTAAAAACGCTCAAGGTCAGATTGATTACAGCAAAGATTTCTTTGGTAAAGAGTCGTTCTTAACCGTATCAGGGCAATTGAACTTGGAAGCATATTGCTTAGCAATGTCGAAAGTATATACCTTTGGCCCAACCTTCCGCGCGGAAAACTCCAACACCAGCCGTCACTTAGCTGAGTTTTGGATGATTGAGCCTGAAGTCGCTTTTGCAACCCTTCATGATATTTGTGATCTAAGTCAAAATATGCTGCGCTATTTATGCAAAGTGGTATTGGATGAGCGTCTTGATGATATGGAGTTTTTCAACCAATTCGTGTCCCCTGGATGCATAGAACGTCTTGAGCACATCGTTAACTCTGATTTCGAAGTAATGACTTATACGGATGCAATTAAAGTTCTAGAAAACTCAGGACAGAAATTTGAGTTCCCAGTCAGTTGGGGGCTTGATTTGCAATCTGAGCATGAGCGCTATTTAGCTGAAGTTCACTGCAAAAAGCCAGTAATTTTGACCAACTACCCACAAGAAATAAAAAGCTTCTACATGCGCCTTAATGATGACGGTAAAACAGTTGCCGCAATGGATGTGTTAGCTCCTGGAATCGGGGAAATTATTGGTGGAAGTCAACGTGAAGACCGTCTAGAGATTTTTGACCGACGTCTTGAAGAGTGTAACCTCAATAAAGAAAGCTATCAGTGGTACCGAGATCTACGCCGTTATGGCAGCGTTCCCCATGCTGGCTTTGGCTTAGGTTTTGAGCGCTTAGTTAGCTATGTAACTGGTTTAGCGAACGTGCGTGATGTAATTCCATTCCCTCGTACACCAGGACACGCTGATTATTAA
- the maiA gene encoding maleylacetoacetate isomerase has protein sequence MKLYDYFRSTASYRVRIAMNFKGINYEKIGVHLVNNGGEQHRPEYRRVNPQGLVPCLEVEGETINQSLAIIEYLDEIHPTPALLPHEPIAKATVRSLALMIVCDMHPLNNLRVLNQLKAEFNANESQVTAWYHHWLKKGFDALEAKLHTIERTQPFCMGDNASMADLCLIPQVFNAKRFNFALDDYPLIREIDAHCLTLKAFQDAAPKEA, from the coding sequence ATGAAACTTTACGATTACTTTCGTTCTACCGCTAGCTATCGTGTACGTATTGCGATGAATTTTAAAGGCATCAATTATGAAAAGATTGGCGTGCATTTAGTTAATAATGGCGGTGAACAACATCGCCCCGAATATCGCAGGGTCAATCCACAGGGACTGGTACCTTGTTTGGAAGTTGAGGGAGAAACGATTAATCAATCCCTGGCCATCATTGAGTATTTAGACGAAATTCACCCAACCCCAGCCTTACTGCCCCACGAGCCCATTGCCAAAGCCACCGTGCGTTCGCTGGCATTAATGATCGTTTGTGACATGCACCCATTAAATAATTTACGGGTGTTAAATCAGTTGAAAGCGGAATTTAATGCCAATGAATCTCAAGTTACCGCATGGTATCATCATTGGTTAAAAAAGGGATTCGATGCACTTGAAGCGAAGCTACACACCATCGAGCGTACGCAACCATTTTGTATGGGAGATAACGCATCAATGGCCGATCTTTGTCTTATTCCCCAGGTCTTTAATGCGAAGCGTTTTAATTTTGCCTTAGATGATTATCCATTAATCCGTGAAATTGATGCTCATTGTTTAACATTAAAAGCCTTTCAGGATGCCGCTCCGAAAGAAGCGTAG
- a CDS encoding fumarylacetoacetate hydrolase family protein, giving the protein MKLATLKSASSRDGELCVVNQALTHAIRVPHIAANMQYALDHWQQVEPELQKIYGQLNEQGLDDAFAFDPQQCTSPLPRAYQWADGSAYVNHVELVRKARGAEMPEDFWTNPLMYQGGSDTFLGPRDPILAADEAYGIDFEAEVAVITNDVPMGIDAEDAGKHIKLLMLVNDVSLRNLIPEELAKGFGFFQSKPSSSFSPVAITPDELAHAWDGQRVHLPLISHLNGRLFGQPDAGIDMTFSFTELVQHAAKTRALGAGTIIGSGTVSNLDRSKGSSCIAEKRMLEIIEEGKAKTPFMHFGDTIRIEMLDKQGKSLFGAIEQTVKQG; this is encoded by the coding sequence TGGTGAATTATGTGTGGTCAATCAAGCATTGACCCACGCCATACGCGTTCCGCACATTGCTGCGAATATGCAATATGCTCTGGATCATTGGCAGCAGGTTGAACCTGAATTGCAAAAAATATATGGGCAGTTAAACGAACAGGGATTGGATGATGCCTTTGCATTCGATCCCCAACAATGCACCTCTCCCTTACCACGTGCGTATCAGTGGGCTGATGGGAGCGCCTACGTGAATCATGTTGAATTAGTCCGCAAAGCTCGCGGCGCAGAAATGCCCGAAGATTTTTGGACGAACCCCTTGATGTATCAAGGTGGCTCAGATACGTTCCTTGGGCCTAGAGATCCAATCCTGGCCGCGGATGAAGCCTATGGAATCGATTTTGAAGCAGAAGTAGCCGTAATTACCAATGATGTACCAATGGGTATCGATGCTGAGGATGCTGGCAAACATATTAAATTACTCATGTTAGTTAACGATGTTTCTTTGCGTAATTTAATCCCCGAAGAACTTGCAAAAGGCTTTGGTTTTTTCCAATCCAAACCTTCAAGTAGTTTTTCGCCAGTAGCCATTACTCCTGATGAGCTTGCTCATGCTTGGGATGGTCAACGAGTACACCTACCTCTTATCAGTCACTTAAATGGCAGACTCTTTGGCCAGCCTGATGCAGGTATCGACATGACCTTTTCATTTACTGAATTAGTCCAACATGCGGCAAAAACCAGAGCTTTAGGTGCCGGAACCATTATTGGTTCAGGAACCGTATCCAATCTGGATCGCAGTAAAGGGTCTTCCTGTATTGCAGAAAAAAGAATGTTAGAAATCATCGAGGAAGGCAAAGCAAAAACTCCATTTATGCATTTTGGAGATACGATTCGCATTGAAATGCTAGATAAACAGGGCAAGAGTCTTTTTGGTGCCATCGAACAAACCGTGAAGCAGGGGTAA